From a single Oceanobacillus kimchii X50 genomic region:
- a CDS encoding transglycosylase domain-containing protein, with amino-acid sequence MEKRKQNKLAYKKRTQWFFIAIASLFILLLLGYGVVLLGGKIIANDEDLILDLKTTIRTEEGDVIGTLYKENREFIDVDSLPEHVKEAFIAIEDRRFYEHQGIDLKSITRAVYRDIIAMSKVEGGSTITQQLAKNLFLSNDKTWSRKIKETMAALYLERELSKDEILELYVNEVYFGQGIYGIQTASKYFFSKPADELTVAEGAMLAGLMKGPNGYSPINHPDRALERRNVVLRSMEDAGFISTEQRVTEEEKTLGLDVEEPKASNPWVDSYIDLVMKEASEKHQLSVEALQTGGYDITVYMDPEIQQIAYSEMRNDAYFPGNTEGVEGAFVMLDANNARIVSVIGGRDYQIGDLNRTVVDRQPGSTFKPIAVYGPALMQEDVYTPFTLIPDKKSEEYNVVNANGEYKDEITIYQAIMESTNTSAVWLLDEIGIDYSKGYLEKLGITFEDDGLSIALGGLTYGVTPLKMAQSYQAFASGGDITSATSISSIENRNEEVIYESKIETENVFTSQVAWNMTEMLSGTVQSGTASSGDFNKALAGKTGSTQHTTVDGATKDAWFVGYTPEYVTAMWMGYDTTDKDHYLTGGSSYPTSLTKKILTEIDRQTEREMSSDFEIPENVEPLPEPIELPTISDISANYEFGGFSIIRGNLNWNGSTDERVVYRIYQETDGEDKLIDEVKGVTQYTIDNVWFENNKYYVVPYDPNTRMEGMKSDSVTFSW; translated from the coding sequence ATGGAAAAACGTAAGCAAAATAAGTTAGCTTACAAGAAGAGAACTCAATGGTTTTTCATTGCAATTGCCTCTCTTTTTATATTACTACTTCTTGGGTATGGTGTCGTTTTATTAGGTGGAAAAATTATAGCAAATGATGAAGACTTGATTCTCGACTTGAAAACGACAATACGAACCGAAGAAGGAGATGTAATCGGAACGCTATATAAAGAAAATAGGGAATTTATAGATGTAGACAGTCTACCCGAACATGTAAAAGAAGCCTTTATAGCAATTGAAGATAGGCGTTTTTATGAACATCAAGGGATTGATCTTAAATCAATTACTAGAGCAGTTTATCGGGATATTATTGCGATGAGCAAAGTTGAAGGTGGAAGTACTATTACACAACAACTTGCTAAAAACTTATTTTTGAGTAATGACAAAACATGGTCGAGGAAAATAAAAGAGACGATGGCTGCCTTATACTTGGAAAGGGAATTATCGAAGGATGAAATTCTCGAACTATATGTGAATGAAGTTTACTTCGGTCAAGGTATTTATGGTATTCAAACCGCCTCAAAGTATTTCTTTTCCAAACCAGCTGATGAATTAACAGTAGCTGAAGGAGCAATGCTTGCTGGATTAATGAAAGGTCCAAATGGATATTCTCCTATTAATCATCCAGATCGTGCTCTAGAACGTAGGAATGTTGTTTTGCGATCGATGGAAGATGCAGGATTTATTAGTACTGAACAACGAGTCACGGAAGAAGAAAAAACATTAGGACTTGATGTGGAAGAACCGAAAGCTTCCAATCCATGGGTGGACAGTTATATTGATCTTGTAATGAAAGAGGCTTCAGAAAAACATCAACTTTCTGTAGAGGCACTACAAACGGGTGGGTATGATATTACCGTTTATATGGATCCTGAAATTCAGCAGATTGCATATTCGGAAATGCGAAACGATGCATATTTCCCTGGAAATACGGAAGGGGTTGAAGGAGCGTTTGTAATGTTAGATGCTAATAACGCTCGTATAGTTTCTGTAATTGGTGGAAGAGATTATCAAATTGGAGATTTAAATCGAACAGTAGTTGATCGTCAACCTGGTTCCACTTTTAAGCCTATAGCTGTATATGGACCTGCATTAATGCAGGAAGATGTATATACTCCTTTCACATTGATTCCAGATAAAAAATCAGAAGAATATAATGTTGTCAATGCAAATGGTGAGTATAAAGATGAAATTACAATTTACCAAGCCATTATGGAGTCGACCAATACTTCTGCTGTTTGGTTATTGGATGAAATTGGGATTGACTATTCAAAAGGATATTTGGAAAAACTAGGAATTACGTTCGAAGACGATGGTTTATCTATTGCATTAGGTGGACTTACCTATGGAGTCACTCCTTTAAAAATGGCACAGAGTTATCAGGCTTTTGCCTCCGGTGGTGATATAACTTCTGCAACGTCGATTTCTAGTATTGAAAATCGAAACGAAGAAGTGATATATGAATCAAAGATAGAAACTGAGAATGTATTTACAAGTCAAGTGGCTTGGAATATGACTGAGATGTTATCTGGAACGGTACAATCTGGGACGGCTTCATCCGGTGATTTCAATAAAGCACTCGCAGGAAAGACAGGTTCTACACAGCATACAACAGTGGATGGTGCCACGAAAGATGCTTGGTTTGTTGGTTATACTCCAGAATACGTAACTGCTATGTGGATGGGCTATGATACCACAGATAAAGATCATTATTTAACTGGTGGCAGTTCCTATCCTACATCATTAACAAAGAAGATTTTGACGGAAATTGATAGGCAGACAGAACGAGAAATGTCGAGTGATTTTGAAATACCAGAGAATGTTGAACCACTTCCAGAACCAATTGAATTACCGACAATATCCGATATTTCCGCAAACTATGAATTTGGAGGATTCTCGATAATTAGAGGGAATCTTAACTGGAATGGTTCAACTGATGAGCGGGTTGTTTATCGTATTTATCAAGAAACAGACGGTGAAGATAAACTTATCGATGAAGTTAAAGGAGTAACACAATATACAATTGATAATGTTTGGTTCGAAAACAATAAATATTATGTTGTTCCTTATGATCCGAACACAAGAATGGAAGGAATGAAGTCTGATTCTGTGACATTTAGTTGGTAA
- a CDS encoding lipoate--protein ligase produces the protein MKFIDNKGITDPRINLAIEEYILENFGEKDTYLLFYVNSPSIIIGRNQNTIEEINTDYVDEKGIKVVRRLSGGGAVYHDEQNLNFSFITKDDGNSFQNFAKFTQPVVDALNKVGVPAELQGRNDLAADGRKISGNAMFSTRGRMFSHGTLMLDSELEELTKALKVKKIKIESKGIKSIRSRVANIAEFLDEKITMEQFKELILTHVFDVEDVNDVPQYVLTDEDWEKIHEISESRYQKWEWNYGKSPSFNYQESQKFQGGLVDVRLDVKKGIIENCKIYGDFFGIGLINELEDQLIGIRHNRQAIEEALHDVDVSYYLGRITKEEFISLLY, from the coding sequence ATGAAATTTATTGATAATAAAGGCATTACTGATCCACGAATTAACTTAGCCATTGAAGAATACATCTTAGAAAACTTTGGTGAAAAAGATACATATCTTCTATTTTATGTGAATAGTCCGTCCATTATTATTGGACGTAATCAGAATACAATTGAAGAAATAAATACGGATTATGTAGATGAAAAAGGTATAAAGGTTGTTCGCCGCTTATCAGGTGGAGGAGCAGTATACCATGATGAACAAAATCTTAACTTTAGTTTTATTACAAAGGATGATGGCAATAGCTTTCAGAACTTCGCGAAGTTTACCCAGCCTGTTGTAGATGCGTTAAATAAAGTTGGTGTGCCAGCGGAATTACAAGGAAGAAATGATTTAGCAGCAGATGGACGTAAAATATCTGGTAATGCGATGTTCTCTACAAGAGGGCGTATGTTTAGTCACGGAACATTAATGTTAGATTCTGAACTAGAAGAATTAACAAAAGCATTAAAGGTGAAGAAAATTAAAATTGAATCAAAAGGTATTAAATCCATTCGTAGTCGTGTAGCTAATATTGCAGAATTCCTCGATGAAAAAATAACAATGGAGCAATTTAAAGAATTAATTTTAACTCATGTGTTTGACGTAGAAGATGTAAACGATGTACCACAATATGTATTAACAGATGAAGACTGGGAGAAAATCCATGAAATATCAGAAAGCCGTTATCAAAAATGGGAATGGAACTATGGGAAATCTCCTTCGTTTAATTACCAAGAATCACAAAAATTTCAAGGTGGGCTTGTTGATGTTCGCTTAGACGTTAAAAAAGGTATAATTGAAAACTGTAAGATATATGGTGACTTCTTTGGAATAGGTTTAATCAATGAATTAGAAGATCAATTAATTGGTATACGTCATAATCGACAAGCGATTGAAGAAGCTCTACATGATGTTGATGTGTCTTACTATCTAGGAAGGATTACAAAAGAAGAATTTATTTCTCTGCTTTATTAA
- a CDS encoding GNAT family N-acetyltransferase, translating to MFYLKISKNICLSIFERKHATDLYLLIDRNREHLSKWLSFPVYTNKIEDTIAFIDKSQKRYIDNNGFWAGIWYKQQLVGAIGYLYIDWKAKKTEIGYWLGEEFQGKGCITIATQQLLNYAFKTLKLNKVEINVAKKNLKSLQIPKRLGFVEEGIIRDYEYLQGRYHDRIVHGLLRTEWVNQK from the coding sequence TTGTTCTATTTAAAAATTAGTAAAAACATATGTTTATCTATCTTTGAAAGAAAACATGCAACTGATTTATACTTATTAATAGATAGAAACCGAGAGCATTTAAGTAAATGGTTGTCGTTTCCTGTGTACACAAATAAGATTGAGGATACGATAGCGTTTATTGATAAGTCACAGAAAAGATACATTGACAATAATGGTTTCTGGGCGGGAATTTGGTATAAACAACAATTAGTCGGTGCGATTGGGTATTTATATATTGATTGGAAAGCCAAAAAAACAGAGATAGGTTATTGGCTAGGGGAAGAATTTCAAGGCAAAGGTTGTATTACAATTGCTACACAACAATTGTTAAACTATGCTTTTAAAACGTTAAAGTTAAATAAAGTGGAAATTAACGTGGCTAAGAAGAATTTAAAAAGCTTACAAATACCAAAACGATTAGGCTTTGTAGAAGAAGGGATTATTCGTGATTATGAATATTTACAGGGCAGGTATCATGATCGAATAGTTCATGGGTTACTGCGAACAGAGTGGGTAAACCAAAAATAA
- the pepF gene encoding oligoendopeptidase F — protein sequence MTTTSTSRLLRTEVPKEETWNLSDLFPTFSDWEKELQSIQEDIDLVTNFKGKLTKDAQTLLQAIHELEAYQQRVFHVIVYTSLLTSADGTDPVNQSAYLKASSALANIESKLAFIESEILHLTNKDINDYIAEQPELENYRKWLNDILEEKPHKLSPEVEEALAVFGELFEAPRNIFSISKASDMQFESIFNKDGEEIPMSEALYEENYEYSEDTVARRNAYESFKKTFQQYKNTYATTYATEVTKQVKTAKLRNYNSVTDMLLSSQDVSEKMYENQLNVIQKGLAPHMRRYAKLLKEKLDVDELRYCDLKAPLDPDFNPKTTYKEGTDTILEALEVMGPEYIEIIKQGINNRWIDRSENVGKANGAFCSSPYGAHPYIMVTWSDNMRSTFILAHELGHAGHFYLAGKHQTLLNTRPSTYFVEAPSTLNELLLAEHLMNQHQDDPRMKRWIITQLLGTYYHNFITHLLEGEFQRRVYQLAEEGVPLTADRLCKEKQESLENFWGDTVVFDEGAGLTWMRQPHYYMGLYPYTYSAGLTVSTAVAKRIKEDGQPAVESWLNVLKSGGTKKPLDLIKDAGIDMSKPENIQIAVDYVGSLIDQLIDSYE from the coding sequence ATGACAACAACCAGCACTTCGCGTTTATTACGTACAGAAGTACCTAAAGAAGAAACATGGAATTTAAGCGACTTATTCCCTACGTTTTCTGATTGGGAGAAAGAACTTCAATCTATTCAAGAAGATATTGATTTGGTTACTAATTTCAAAGGTAAATTAACAAAAGATGCCCAAACACTATTACAAGCAATTCATGAGCTCGAGGCCTACCAACAACGTGTCTTTCATGTCATTGTTTATACCTCGTTATTAACAAGTGCAGATGGAACTGATCCAGTTAATCAAAGTGCTTACTTGAAAGCATCTTCTGCATTAGCTAATATTGAATCAAAACTTGCTTTTATAGAGTCCGAAATACTTCATCTTACTAATAAAGACATTAACGACTATATCGCTGAACAACCAGAATTAGAAAATTACCGTAAATGGTTAAATGATATTTTAGAAGAAAAACCACATAAACTTTCTCCAGAAGTGGAGGAAGCACTAGCTGTATTTGGTGAATTATTCGAAGCACCTAGAAATATTTTTAGTATTAGTAAAGCATCAGATATGCAATTTGAATCAATTTTTAACAAAGATGGCGAAGAAATACCGATGTCAGAGGCATTATACGAAGAGAACTATGAATATAGTGAAGACACAGTCGCACGTAGAAATGCTTATGAATCATTTAAGAAAACTTTTCAGCAATATAAGAACACTTATGCGACTACCTATGCAACAGAAGTTACAAAACAAGTAAAAACTGCTAAGTTAAGAAATTATAACTCAGTTACAGATATGCTACTTTCCTCGCAGGATGTATCCGAAAAAATGTATGAAAATCAACTTAATGTGATTCAAAAAGGGTTAGCTCCACATATGCGGCGCTATGCGAAGTTATTGAAAGAAAAACTAGATGTTGATGAATTACGATATTGTGACTTAAAAGCACCGCTAGATCCGGACTTCAACCCTAAAACAACGTATAAAGAAGGAACAGATACGATTTTAGAAGCACTAGAAGTCATGGGGCCAGAGTACATTGAAATTATAAAACAAGGAATAAATAACCGATGGATTGATCGTTCAGAAAACGTAGGAAAAGCGAATGGCGCATTCTGTTCTAGTCCATATGGGGCTCATCCTTATATTATGGTGACTTGGTCCGATAATATGAGAAGTACATTTATTCTCGCGCATGAATTAGGTCATGCAGGACATTTCTATTTAGCAGGAAAACATCAGACATTGTTGAATACACGTCCTTCTACTTATTTTGTAGAAGCACCTTCAACATTAAATGAATTATTATTAGCAGAACATTTAATGAATCAACATCAGGATGATCCTCGTATGAAACGTTGGATTATTACGCAACTACTAGGAACTTATTATCATAACTTCATCACCCATTTATTAGAAGGGGAATTCCAACGAAGAGTTTATCAACTAGCAGAAGAAGGCGTACCATTAACTGCGGATAGGCTATGTAAAGAAAAACAAGAATCACTTGAAAATTTCTGGGGAGATACCGTAGTATTTGATGAAGGTGCTGGTCTTACCTGGATGCGTCAGCCTCATTACTATATGGGATTATATCCATATACGTATTCTGCGGGTCTGACGGTTTCTACAGCAGTTGCAAAACGGATTAAAGAAGATGGTCAGCCAGCTGTAGAAAGTTGGTTGAATGTATTAAAATCTGGTGGTACGAAAAAGCCTCTCGACTTAATTAAAGATGCTGGGATTGATATGTCAAAACCTGAAAATATTCAAATTGCAGTTGATTATGTTGGATCACTTATTGACCAACTTATTGACAGCTATGAATAA
- the hemH gene encoding ferrochelatase — protein sequence MEKKKVGLLVMAYGTPYKEEDIEPYYTHIRHGRKPDPEALQDLKERYEAIGGISPLAKITEEQTKALEKKLNENQGEYEFKAYIGLKHIHPFIEDTVEEMAKDGIKEAISLVLAPHYSTFSVKSYNKRANETAEKYGIQLDSVEDWYTEPGFIKFWADGIKASYAEMTDDERNNSVLIVSAHSLPEKILKDGDPYKDQLEETAKLIAEEADVKNYAVGWQSEGNTPDPWLGPDVQDLTRELYESEGYKAFIYTPVGFVADHLEVLYDNDYECKVVCDEIGANYYRPEMPNVHPEFIETLTNVVMKKAKREVK from the coding sequence ATGGAAAAGAAAAAAGTTGGATTATTAGTAATGGCATATGGAACTCCATACAAAGAGGAGGATATTGAACCGTACTATACACATATCCGTCATGGTCGAAAACCAGATCCAGAAGCCTTACAAGATTTAAAAGAACGCTATGAAGCAATTGGTGGCATTTCACCATTAGCAAAAATTACAGAAGAACAAACGAAAGCATTGGAGAAGAAACTAAATGAGAATCAGGGTGAGTATGAATTTAAAGCATACATTGGATTAAAACATATCCATCCATTTATCGAGGATACTGTTGAAGAAATGGCAAAGGATGGAATAAAAGAAGCCATTTCACTTGTATTAGCTCCACATTATTCTACGTTTAGTGTGAAATCATATAATAAGCGTGCAAATGAAACGGCTGAAAAGTATGGTATTCAGTTAGACTCTGTAGAAGATTGGTATACGGAGCCTGGATTTATTAAATTCTGGGCAGATGGAATTAAAGCAAGTTATGCAGAAATGACAGATGATGAGCGAAATAATTCTGTATTAATTGTATCTGCGCATAGTCTTCCTGAAAAAATTCTTAAAGATGGTGATCCATATAAGGATCAATTAGAAGAAACTGCAAAATTGATCGCTGAAGAAGCGGATGTAAAAAATTATGCAGTAGGGTGGCAAAGTGAAGGTAACACACCAGATCCTTGGCTAGGTCCAGATGTGCAAGATTTAACAAGAGAATTGTATGAAAGCGAAGGATATAAAGCATTTATTTATACTCCAGTAGGATTCGTAGCGGATCATTTAGAAGTTCTTTATGATAATGATTATGAGTGTAAAGTCGTATGTGATGAAATTGGTGCAAACTATTATCGCCCAGAAATGCCAAATGTTCATCCTGAGTTCATTGAGACATTAACAAATGTTGTAATGAAAAAAGCAAAGAGGGAAGTGAAATGA
- the hemY gene encoding protoporphyrinogen oxidase — MTPNKKVVIVGGGITGLSAAYYLHKEKQEQEIPIDITLVEASDRVGGRIHTVKRDGFTIEKGPDSLLSRKPAAMELVESLNIKGKVVRNSTGQSYILVKNKLHKMPKGAYMGVPKEIKPLLNSKVITTRGKLRALMDLVMPKSKDTEDQSLGSFMRRRFGDELVDNQIDPLLSGIHSGDIDQMSLKAIYPIFEEMEQEYGSVMRGLQQTMPVSKKKKTSKQPSVGMFYSFEDGLQTLVEALSNHLNDIIKCNRAVDHIEKKEDGYHLLLNNGEVLFADVVIMTAPHTNVPEMLSKHEPMKQLNKIPATSTANVILAFDAKQIKRDLDGTGFLVTRNSDYRITACTWTHRKWANTTPDGKALLRCYVGKPDDQNIVDLTDEEITAIVLKDLNKVMKIKGEPLFHEVTRFKNARPQYHVGHLEIVHEVRHYVDHYLPGFILTGSSYDGTGIPDCIEHGKYSAHQASNLIK; from the coding sequence ATGACCCCTAACAAGAAGGTTGTCATTGTTGGCGGCGGGATTACAGGATTATCCGCTGCCTACTATCTTCACAAAGAAAAACAAGAGCAAGAAATACCAATCGATATCACTTTAGTAGAAGCATCAGACCGAGTTGGTGGCAGAATTCATACAGTAAAACGTGATGGATTTACGATTGAAAAGGGACCAGATTCATTATTATCTCGAAAGCCTGCCGCAATGGAATTGGTAGAGTCATTGAACATTAAAGGTAAAGTTGTAAGAAATTCTACCGGACAGTCGTATATATTAGTAAAAAATAAATTACATAAAATGCCAAAAGGAGCTTACATGGGGGTTCCAAAAGAAATAAAACCTTTACTAAATTCAAAAGTGATAACGACGCGTGGAAAGTTACGAGCATTAATGGATTTGGTGATGCCGAAATCAAAAGACACTGAAGATCAGTCTTTAGGTAGTTTTATGCGACGTAGATTTGGAGATGAGCTAGTTGACAACCAAATCGATCCGTTATTATCAGGAATTCATTCCGGTGATATTGATCAAATGAGTTTAAAAGCAATTTATCCAATTTTTGAAGAGATGGAACAAGAGTATGGTAGTGTTATGAGAGGCTTGCAGCAAACCATGCCAGTTTCAAAAAAGAAAAAAACTTCTAAACAGCCATCTGTTGGCATGTTTTACTCATTTGAGGATGGTTTACAAACACTTGTGGAAGCATTAAGCAATCATTTAAATGATATTATTAAATGTAATCGAGCTGTAGATCATATTGAAAAAAAGGAAGATGGATATCACTTATTACTAAACAACGGAGAGGTTCTTTTCGCTGATGTGGTTATTATGACTGCCCCTCATACAAATGTTCCGGAGATGTTAAGTAAGCACGAGCCAATGAAACAGCTGAACAAAATACCTGCTACATCAACAGCTAATGTTATATTAGCATTTGATGCAAAACAAATTAAACGTGATTTAGATGGAACGGGATTTTTAGTAACAAGGAATAGTGATTATCGCATAACCGCATGCACATGGACACATCGGAAGTGGGCGAATACGACACCAGACGGAAAAGCTCTATTACGTTGCTATGTAGGTAAGCCAGACGATCAGAACATTGTAGATCTAACGGATGAGGAGATTACAGCCATTGTTTTAAAAGATTTAAATAAAGTTATGAAAATAAAGGGAGAACCTTTGTTTCATGAAGTTACAAGGTTCAAAAATGCTCGCCCACAATATCATGTAGGGCATCTTGAAATAGTTCATGAAGTCCGTCACTATGTAGATCATTATTTACCTGGATTCATTTTAACTGGAAGTTCTTATGATGGAACAGGTATTCCAGATTGTATTGAACATGGAAAATATAGTGCGCATCAAGCATCGAATCTAATCAAGTAA
- a CDS encoding antibiotic biosynthesis monooxygenase family protein, translated as MKAYMTSGTIDYLLKMEEKYKAIDFFFIISSEGAIAFYEGTSEKVFASGREFDVLKSVGNIQEHGYVIMNHIPVSEDSHATFEYRMKHSSSGIETMSGFQAMRLLKQTDSNMFVVFTQWASKDDFNNWTQSDHFKQAHKEQQAKKPGYIMERPFIITGTMYEEDN; from the coding sequence ATGAAAGCCTATATGACTAGCGGAACAATAGATTACTTACTTAAGATGGAGGAGAAGTATAAAGCAATTGATTTCTTTTTTATTATTAGTAGTGAAGGTGCAATCGCATTTTATGAAGGTACTAGTGAGAAAGTATTTGCTTCTGGAAGAGAATTCGATGTTTTAAAATCAGTAGGTAATATACAAGAGCATGGTTATGTCATTATGAACCATATCCCTGTATCAGAAGATAGCCATGCAACGTTTGAATATCGTATGAAACATAGTAGCAGTGGAATCGAAACTATGTCTGGATTCCAAGCAATGCGACTATTGAAACAAACGGATAGTAATATGTTTGTTGTTTTTACCCAATGGGCATCAAAGGATGACTTTAATAATTGGACACAATCCGATCATTTTAAACAAGCACATAAAGAGCAACAAGCTAAAAAACCCGGATATATTATGGAACGACCATTTATTATCACAGGCACAATGTATGAAGAAGATAATTAA
- the yhfH gene encoding protein YhfH, with protein sequence MIGIVEFFRNLPKKKCVQCGQDMIIEKADCYGNICDECDHPAR encoded by the coding sequence ATGATTGGAATTGTCGAATTCTTTAGAAACCTACCGAAGAAAAAATGTGTTCAGTGTGGTCAGGATATGATCATTGAAAAAGCAGATTGTTACGGAAATATCTGTGATGAATGTGATCATCCTGCTCGGTAA
- the hemE gene encoding uroporphyrinogen decarboxylase, with protein MSIIKNDTIIKAYQGEETDYTPAWFMRQAGRSQPEYRALKEKYSLFEITHQPELCAYVTRLPVENYGTDAAILYKDIMSPLPYIGVDVEIKSGIGPVIHNPIRNLQDVEKLGEINPVSDVSYVLDTIRLLTEEQLEVPLIGFSGAPFTLASYMIEGGPSKNYSRTKALMYREPETWFALMDKLSDMIISYVDAQVEAGAKAIQIFDSWVGSLNAEDYRLFIKPVMTRIFSELRRHEVPLITFGVGARHLLMEWNDLPVDVIGLDWRTSITEAREMGITKVVQGNLDPAILLADWQTIEQRTKQILDQGMDSGKYVFNLGHGVTPDIEPATLKKLTELVHNYSKEK; from the coding sequence ATGTCTATAATTAAAAACGATACAATTATTAAAGCTTATCAAGGGGAAGAAACAGACTATACTCCTGCTTGGTTTATGCGACAAGCTGGAAGGTCCCAACCAGAATATCGTGCTTTGAAAGAAAAATATTCGCTTTTTGAAATTACACATCAACCAGAATTATGTGCTTATGTTACTCGCTTACCAGTAGAAAATTATGGAACGGATGCTGCTATTCTATATAAAGACATTATGTCCCCATTACCTTATATAGGTGTGGATGTAGAAATTAAAAGTGGAATTGGTCCTGTAATTCATAATCCAATACGAAATCTACAAGACGTAGAAAAACTCGGAGAAATTAATCCAGTCTCGGATGTCTCTTACGTACTAGATACGATTCGGTTATTGACAGAAGAGCAGTTGGAAGTTCCTTTGATTGGTTTTAGTGGTGCACCTTTTACATTAGCGAGCTATATGATAGAAGGTGGTCCATCAAAAAACTATTCTAGGACAAAAGCATTGATGTATCGTGAGCCAGAAACTTGGTTTGCATTAATGGATAAGTTAAGTGACATGATTATTAGTTATGTAGATGCTCAAGTAGAGGCAGGAGCTAAAGCGATACAAATATTTGATTCTTGGGTTGGATCGTTAAATGCAGAGGATTATCGTTTATTTATTAAACCAGTAATGACGAGGATTTTTTCTGAGTTAAGACGACATGAAGTACCACTAATTACATTTGGAGTAGGTGCAAGGCATTTGCTTATGGAATGGAATGATTTGCCTGTGGATGTAATTGGCTTAGATTGGAGAACCTCTATTACTGAGGCACGTGAGATGGGAATAACCAAAGTTGTTCAAGGGAATTTGGATCCAGCTATTTTATTAGCAGATTGGCAAACAATTGAGCAGCGTACGAAGCAAATTTTAGATCAAGGTATGGATTCAGGTAAATATGTGTTCAATCTTGGTCACGGAGTCACTCCAGATATTGAACCAGCTACACTAAAAAAATTAACTGAGTTGGTTCATAACTATAGTAAAGAGAAGTAA
- a CDS encoding MBL fold metallo-hydrolase — translation MKLTVIGCWGGYPAENGSTSSYLLQSGDFRMLIDLGSGALSKLQNYTDIEQIDAIVLSHYHHDHVADIGVFQYAKLINYYVNGNENVVPIYGHTEDEEGFAKLTHTYTKGIEYNPDNKLIIGPFEIEFIQTNHPVPCYGMQITDGKESIVYTADSGFMKEWTKFADRCDLFITDCNYYAGQDGSKPGHMNSEQVGMIARDANVNKLLLSHLPQFGDLQQLKKEAESFYQGPIEIAREGWTWSGN, via the coding sequence ATGAAATTAACAGTTATTGGATGTTGGGGTGGATATCCCGCTGAAAATGGATCGACCTCGTCTTATTTACTTCAATCTGGAGATTTTCGTATGTTAATTGATTTAGGTAGTGGTGCCTTATCAAAACTACAAAATTATACTGATATAGAACAGATTGATGCTATTGTACTCTCCCATTATCATCATGATCATGTGGCTGATATTGGCGTTTTCCAATATGCAAAACTAATTAATTATTATGTAAATGGTAATGAAAATGTTGTACCTATATATGGTCATACAGAAGATGAAGAAGGATTTGCAAAATTAACTCATACGTATACAAAAGGAATAGAATACAATCCAGATAATAAGTTGATAATTGGTCCTTTTGAAATTGAATTTATTCAAACAAATCATCCAGTACCTTGTTATGGTATGCAAATAACAGATGGAAAAGAATCAATCGTATATACTGCCGATAGTGGTTTTATGAAAGAATGGACGAAATTTGCGGACAGATGTGACTTATTTATAACAGATTGTAACTACTATGCTGGACAAGATGGTTCCAAACCTGGACATATGAATAGCGAGCAAGTTGGAATGATAGCAAGAGATGCTAATGTAAACAAACTGCTTCTAAGTCATTTACCTCAGTTTGGAGATTTACAACAATTAAAAAAGGAAGCAGAAAGTTTTTATCAAGGACCAATAGAAATTGCAAGAGAAGGTTGGACATGGTCTGGGAATTAA